In Trichomycterus rosablanca isolate fTriRos1 chromosome 25, fTriRos1.hap1, whole genome shotgun sequence, the sequence TAAGCACAGCAACAGCCGCCTGTGTGGATAAATGCTGGTAGGTAACGGGTATAAATATAGCAATGCCACCTTGAACAGTTTGTTTCTGGTAGCTGGAACGACTGTTGGAAACTACATTTAATacttgcaatataattattaaatgctGTCAAGTGGATTCTGACTCATGGCGACCATATgaatagtgtttctccagagcATCCTGTCTTCCGGCTACTTAATGGCTCGttcattgttcctctaattgtCCACTTCCTCCTTTTCCATCAACTCTTTCAAGCATAATTGTAGCTCATGTCAGatgcctggttcacacgacacgatttttgccctgatttttgcttgcTGAAAGATGTGGCAGCTTGGAGGCAAATAAGCGTTTGCTTGGGGCTCGAACATCAATGTTCAACAACaaaagcatgctaaatatctggatctgtcCTCCACTCAAGATCCTGTAGTGTTAAAAGTGTTGCGATAAGGATGCTgagtcgaactacagccaatgagaatgcaggaTACAGAGTGATAGGAAACCCTGGGACGAGTTGTACATTTGTGGTTCAGggacataatatagtttctatcagaatacattggcgtaaacacaagctttacagtatttgtgaccttatcgccCATGCAAATCCATCATACCGactttgcattgcaaaaaatatttatttacctccaactctctctgcagatCAGAACATATCCGCGCGCAAACTCTGATCACTCGCTTGTTGTCGACGGGCTTTTTTGGCCAGGGTATCATTAAACCCGGTGGGTGTGTTTttatgacaaaacgtagtttgagagaccagacagactcgtctcaAGATTCCTCCTGgtagcacccaggtggtgcgacgggatattttgctagcacaccagcgcagagattctgaacttctcggcctgggcgccatctagcgggcataattggcagtgcctgcagcagacacgtttctgctagggcgggatgaccggactatgtgggtggggtcttcgaatgctgtgtaaggaccctgactggcagatagagaggcacctgtgcagagtgcataaggGTTCGGCTAAGGGCTGCATGCAGGGCAATATACCCAGCTCgaatgcaatcggggatcccccagcagcggaagacaaattgactatgctaaattgggagacaatgcataaataaagtaggATTTCTCCTGGTTAGGATCGTATAGTGTGTCCACCCTCATCAccgttgtgtagtgtgaactaagcATAAATGTCATTTGTTCATTCAAGTGTACTTACCTTGCATTAGATacaaatctaatctaatcacaTCAATGCTATGTTTTTCTTTCCCATCAGGCACTTCTGAAACGTCTGCCGAGGCCCCGGCAGCCGAGAGCACATAACACCCTGGTCAGCTCCCTGACTAAAAAAACTGCTCAACAGGGTTGGTTTTGTGCGGGTGTCCAGGTGAGACGGCCTTAACCACCACGACCCTTTTTCGGCACAGTGCTGCGAGCCCTTCAGCTCCGACCCTGTAGCAGAACTCCAGCGTCTCTCACCTAAAACTCGTAGTTCATTCAGTTTTCCCCTTCTACGTTTATTGTAAATTTTGAATTCAGTAAAAAgaaatttgtgtttgtttttatcattttgtttgtttcgaggggtttggttttttttcctggactgcaaacaaacaaacccagaaAAAGAATAACAGAGACTTTTCCATTTATGGGTTTGGACTTGGCTGCTCATCATATTGATGAGCGTGAGGGTATATTCCTCTCTCTGTTTTAGGATACGGCACACGTCACTGCTGCAATTTCTACCACAGaacgtttttttcttttttttttcttctttttttttacttttacctttTTGCTCTCGCTCTCTTCCCGCCCCACTCAATGTAACTCTCGCCGTCTCTCGTGCTCGGATTCAGTCAGACCACCGTTCAAAACTCAGACCATTCAATAGCTTCATGTACTCGATTAAACCTTCATGGACGTTCATCCTGTTCTGTTTTTTGATATCTGTAACCTTTTTACTCTAACTTATTTCCTATAGTTTTACCAAGCATCTCCGGTCACCCTTAAGCCAATATTCTTCCTAGTCTGCAATGATGGTAGATAGATCTCTTAATGGTGTATAAATAAAGGACTAAACCAACATTCGAACTCTTGCTATTGTGGATCTGTCCTGCCCCATAATTCCACCGCTTGGCTCAAAGGAAAGCAAAAAGGGAATCGACTTTGCCCGATCTGGTCATTTCTGTTTGATTGAACAAAAATGCTGAAATTTGAAAGTTTTGAAtcgaatttttatttttattttccattttctgaatgtttatagtttatatgttacctcttttttattgtttaagtaACTTTTATCCGTTTCTAAGTCATGGCGACAGTCTACTGGAGGATTTTTCTGTGTGTTAGATTCGAGTGCATTTAAGAACGGACGTTAAAACTTCTCGTGTACATTTCTATGAATATAATATCATTTACTAGAAAACCATGTCTCAGATTTCCTTTACAAAACAACTAGAAaaaaatacaagttaaaaaagGACGACCTTTGAAATAAATTTTTGTGTAACGTCAAGCGTCACTTGTTTTCTCCTTCTTTTGGTTTTGATGTCTTGGGTATGTTCTCCTAATTGTGTACTTCGGGTTCATCCCACCTGTCGAACACGCAGTAGGTGGACTTGCTCTATATCACTTCTAGGTGTAAGTGACTCCTGTGGACTCCTTGTTCAGGTGGTTCCAGACCcagtgtgaccctgaccagaatgaagcacttgtagtgtagtgtaaacataacattttaaactgATGCTTAGTGCAAGTGACTCATTTTGAATTGTGACCGACATCATCGCATTCGGATTAAGATCCTCATCTGTGTGtactatctgtgtggagtttagcatgttctctcaCTGCCCACATGAATGTTCTGTGATCacttcagtttcctccaactttataaaaagcatgcagaacaTGTATTCAGACATGTATTCATACTTTAAGTAGAGGGAATGGATTGTGTTTAAGTCGACCGGGTGTATTTAAGTCGTCTGCAGTGTTCCTGTGTCTGGCTTGAgatcactgtgaccctgaccaggctgaaACACCTAGTGTAAAATAACTTTATAGAATGAAATGACCGGTGTACGGTTATTCTGGTTATTTTGAATGGAGTGACATCTTAGTACTATATACAGATTAAGATCTTCATCTGTGTGtactatctgtgtggagtttagcatgttctctcaCTGCCCACATGGGTGTTCTGTGAtcactccagtttcctccaactatataaaaagcatgcagaacaTGTATTCAGACATGTATTCATACTTTAAGTAGAGGGAATGGATTGTGTTTAAGTCGACCGGGTGTATTTAAGTCTCCTGCTGTGTTCCTGTGTTTGGCCTGAgatcactgtgaccctgaccaggataaatcagtcaCTTGAGATGAATTAATGGCTAAatgttttatagtttatttGATATAACCCGTGTTTGTTGTGGTTGAACTGTTTCTATGACAAATGGCATGGTGGGTCAGCTTGTAGAGCggtatatgtccaaaagtatttggacacctgaccataaacttgttggacatctcattttaaAACGAATGTTAAAATGAAACATAGCGACCACTgtgatcatttcagctataacaaaagCCCCAAATACTTTGAAGtgctgtgtgtttgggtgtttgtgcccattcaggaaagcctcagtcgatgtttcagttcattccaaactGTTCTCTGAGACtaatgtcagggctctgtgcaggacacgaGTTTCttcaaactgagcttttcttcatgtctttatagagctttctTTGTGCGcaggtgcacagtcatgctgaaacaagaaagggccttccctaaactgttgctgcagtaATTAGACCCGTATATACTGTGTAGGTCCTGGAGAACTGAGATTAGTCcttgcctctggtcactgtacagtttttatgtatgtgtgtatgttctcCGTGTATTCTGGTTTGTACACATAAGGTCCAGTGTCTTCACAaagtcagacccactgcaatcctgaccaagatgaagtggtcagtaaaaacacagTCCATATGGGCAGTACATGCtcattttgtttgttctttttgCTGCTAGTGTACTGATAGAACACAAAGTTTGTCCCTTTACTGTTTGGCTAAAGAAGCCTTTGATTTTCTGAGGACTTGTATACAATTTtatagtgtgtctgtgggaatttgtgcccatttagtaaaaCAAATATTCGTAAGATTAAATGGTAAGTTAAGTGGTGTACAGGTGAGGGCTTTGTGCGGCATTGGTGGGGGACACATGTGATTTGGTTGAATTACCACTAGAGGGCAGTAGAGTCTCATTTGATTATTTGAAGACCACTATCAAGGTTCCCTTgtgtggcatttagcaaacgtttttatccaaagcgacctacagtaccTTGACAGTATAAggtcaattgagggttaagggccttgctcaagggcacaacggtggggcttgaaccagcaaccttctgattactagtccagtaccttaattactAAAAGTGACCAGCTTGAGAATTGCTCCCGTAAATGCACGTTTATTAAGGCGCTGAGTTTATTAAGTCATACGTTACACTTctaaacaaatacacaaatacaaccacattaacaaattaataataactcATTTTGACCAATGGAGTGGAGATTACAGCTTCCATGCGTTCTGCATCATTGTGACAAAGTATTCATCAGTGTCGATAGAGGCGCTGACCCCACTGTAGTAATTCACAAACTCCTCCAGAGTGACCTGTCATAGATAAGAGACACATCAGCTCAAGAATCAAAACCTAAGGAACTGATTTAATTCTGTTTTGGATAGTTAATTGAGAGCAATTCAAGGAACATGAATTTTGCCCTTTGCCCTTTtctctctatttcctcggctgctcccgttagggaaTGCGGGCGGATCGTGAtcagcattattgatttggcacagtttttacaccggatgcccttcctgacacgaccctccctatttatccgggcttgtgaccggcactacaatgcactggtttatgcatcctagtggccaggtacctataggacaattcagtgtctccaattagcctggctgcatgtttttagactgtggaaggaaacccacgcagacacggggagaacatgcaaactccgcacagaaaggacccggaccgccccacctgggaattgaacacgggaccttcttgctgtgaggcgacagtgctacccacttagccaccgtgccgcttgCAATTTTGCCTTCAGTCTTCAATCTTCTGATATGACTTTGTAGCGTGTCTGTTGGAACTTGTGCCTTCACTGGCTTACAATTGCTGTTGAGGTCAATTTCTGTAGGCCAAACTGCCTTATGGACCTGCCAAAAATCCTGCAGGTTACCCGGCGTGTCACCCCAGCTTTTTTTTGTCGGCTGCTCACACATTTTTTGGGTTGCCACAGTTTCTATGCCAGATATATGCAACCCCTCTTTTTCTATCTGGGCTCGGGACCAGCACttagagcacactgacaaatgtgcctcacaatggctaggctgtttcggccatCCCTCCTTCCTAGAGATTCGAACCTTGGATCCCCAGATCTGGGTgcatgtatgtgggaatttgtacccaatcAGAGAAAGAGAATTTGATCGAATGCGTAGAGGTTAGGCAttaatgttggacaagaagaccTTACTCATGGACAGCATAAaaattcatcctaaaggtgttcaGGATCTTCACTGTAGATTGTTAATTGATTAATGAGTATGAACGTGATGTAGTTCACATGTCCAGGAATATCATCCCTCCCACCCAGAAACCAGAGCTAAAGATGCTTTTTTGGTTTCTTGAGCAAGGACAAAACtgtggggatttgaaccccacAGAGACCCCTAGAATATTGTTGTTGATAATAGATCAATAGATTATATTTGACGATTACCTTTCCGTCTTTGTCATGCGGTGAGTCAAAGCTGTCGAGGAAAGAGTGGAACACTTGTTCTTCGGTCAGCTCTCCGCTCTTGAACTTTGGATGGTGTTTGCAGTTGTAGACTCCCTGTAGGTCCGCCACAGTCACCACTCCATCCTTGGTGCGGTCCAGTTTCTGGAAGGCCTGTGAGATCACATCCTTTCTGGCACTTGACATAGGGGGCTGTAGAGACATGTGATATGAGCTCACTACCATACATGATCATGTTCTGAAACATTATACAAAGTCAAAATGACCAATTTGTCTGGTCACTTACCCTTAGTTTCTCCAGAAACTCATTGAAATCAATGGTGTCACTTCCATCTTTATCCAGCATGGTGAAGATCTGCTTGGTCTTTTCCGTCTCGATTTTCACACCATACGTTTCCAGCCCCTTCTGAAACTCCTTCAGGTCCAGGCACTTACTGTTGTCATCGTCCATGATACGGAAGGTCCTGATTGCAACaacaaaagaaaatacatttacattgttagTAGAATTTATTCACCCTGACCCAAGCTGATCAGGGTTGGTGTAGGGCACACCAACAAGGAGTAATTGGTTGacagtttttaatgcattttttcgtCCAATTTAGCGCAGCACATTctctgctggggaccccgatggcGTCCAAAGAGGGTGTGTATATATGCCTTCCGCACACAATAGCCttacacactccctccgacatGCGACATGTAtttagacccagtgcaggtggtgggagacaggaggatgttagccaagctggcatccatgctggagaacgaATCCCACCCCATGCAGTGACAGGCGgcttcaccccaaatgtgggaaagagcggtaccgcaggtccttccttcctgctgctgttagactgtATAAGCAGCACTGTTCCAGAAAgatcacacacactttaaatcattcataacaatgTGCAACTTTCCTCATGTGAAATTATTACAgtgcaattatttgtaaatatttttttattgtcattattgttaCACATTGTACTTCTTATTGtctatattttttgtactgagtgctttactattcctttgctgctgcaacaatgtgaatttcccctctgtgggactaataaaggattatcttatcttatcttatcttatgtgcacagtccaccaatcaccagtcttattcacccatacttcagATTTGTATGTGAGTTAGGCCTTGGGTAcgggagacacaccctgatctctgcactcctccactttctctacaggcgccctgggcaacctgtgcaaggtccttacacagtgttgataaccccacccttTGCCCACCTGGCAGACTAGACAAACAAAATTTTGTTTGCTACAGGGActagccaattatgcctgcttcGGGGGGCCCAgccaactggtagcagagctgagacggTGCAGTTTTagaattactttttaaaaattaggagggttgtgtcaaagGGCACATGGGCCAAATCAGGTGTCCAGACCAAAATGAGCCACTGTGGCAACCCATAGATAAACTGTTTGATCCATTACGGAGCAAATACAGACTGTCCCTTACAAGTAAACATTTAGAATGGTGGTAGTtcagtggataaggtactggattggtgatcagaaggttgctggatcAAGCCCAACCacaaccaagttgccactgtaggGCACCCAGGCCCATAATCCGCAATTGCTTGcagaattgtaagtcgctttgggtaaaagtaTCCTGTAAATACTGTAACTGTGTCAAAATTTAAATAGACTGTACACTGCACCTAATGGTACTTTTTTCCCCCTGAATTTCCCCTGTATCTCTCTGTATGCAATCTTATATGTATGCAAAAAAAAGACATGTTGCTTCTTACCTGCCCAGACCTTTAATGCCAGCTGCTCCTCTACTCAGACACTGCTGCCTCAGCTCTTCCAGTGCACTTGCCATCCTATCTTTTCCAAAATTTCCGTGTCCAGAGCTCCACTCCAGATACCACACACCAGCACGCCTCCTCAAGACTGTGTCGTTCAGTAGGGTTGCTGAAACCTtacaaacaccacaaagcaACCTGGAGCATCTATGATTTCCCTCAGGTCAACTGCAAACAGACTGAGAAGCTTTGAAGGTGGGACGGGGAGTGCAGGTTGGCATGGGAATAAATGAGGCTTGTGGACAAACAAAAAAGTAGATACCCTAAGGGGCTCGGTTGACTTGGTAACTGAAATGCAAATATTGTAGCTGGGCAACAATACgagcatttacaaaacaaaacgaGACGATGATGCTTGCTTGATTTCCTGACAAAGGATAGAACTGTAAGGATTGAACTCACAGTTTTATAACAATAATCTGAATGTTTGTCTGTTGCACCACTTAGGAGCCCCCAAGAAAGTTGTGGTTGATAAACAAGACGAAACTGACCAGCCTGGTAGAGTCGAAATCGTCTggatgacctaaagttgggttactgCGTTATTAAAGCTTTAAGAACTTAATAACGACCCTTTATTTTGTACAGTTTGCTGAAGTATTAATGTGGTATTAATTACCACCCAGAGATGTGTTCAAAGTGTGTTGCAACATTGGGAAAACCTGCACCAGAAGGGCGATGGATATAAAGAGTCTTTCGATTTTTTCGTTCCAGTAGTTAGCATGGCACGTTTGCCGTATTATCAGATACATTCTTGGGTGCGGTAATAACGTGTGTCTTTGATCaaactgtaaaaaacaaattGCATTTAACGAAGCAAgcaatatttatgtttattagtcATCAGAAAGGTTAGAATAAACCATTGCCATGAAAACAGGGCAGTTTTTTGGATATTAAATCTGGCAGCACTTAGTTTTAGATTCTCTGCCAGTGAAATGATCCTCCGCCCCAAatggctgttaaatttggggtAAGTCTGAAGTAAAACACGCAGCATGAAGCTCATAAAAACTGAACTTTCTAATGAAATGAGATTTCTTTAAACTGCCTTTTTAGTCACAACAATAAAACGATGTAGGAATCAGTCAGGAACAGCTATAAATAGCCATGCTGATTCGTTATTTATAATGAACAAGGCTACTACATACACACAGCAGATATAAGCTCTATGTCACTCTTACAAGACCTGACGGAAATACAATTGTTAATTTAATATCTCTTTTAATACACCGACCAgctatatcattaaaaccaccttgtttctatacacattgtccattttatcggcttcactgaccatatagaagcactttgtagttctacaactacgtacattactgactgtagtccatctgtttctctacatgctttgttagttccctttcatgctgttcttcaatggtcaggactctcccaggaccactacagagtaagcattatttaggtggtgggtcattctcagcactgcagtgacactgacatggtggtggtgtgttagtgtgtgttgtactggtatgagtggatcagacacagcagcgctgctggagtttttaaacacctcactgtccctgctagaccaaccaaaaaaatatccagccaacagcaccccgtgggcagcatcctgtgaccactgatgaaggtctagaagatgaccaactcgaacagcagcaatagatgagcgatcgtctctgactttacatctacaaggtggaacaactaggtaggagtatctcatagagtggacacggtatttaaaacctccggcagcgctgctgtgtctgatccactcatacagcacaacacacactaacacaccaccaccatgtcagtgtcactgcagtgctgagaatgatccaccacctaaatagtacatactctgtagtggtcctgtggaggtcctgaccattaaaaaacagcatgaaagggaactaacaaagcatgcagagaaacagatggactacagttagtaattgtagaactacaaagtgcttctatgtggtaagtggaatTTTCTGGGGTTTTGCAAAAAATCTATAGAAAATCATAactgaaaaaagaagaaaacataaTGTAAAGGAATTCTAAAACCAAAACCAGTAGTTTGTTGCTACCTGACCTGTGTATCTGACTGAACCTGCATGGCTTAACGTTCTTGAGTGTCTAGGGATGTTAAAAGTTGaataagagagagaaaaaatcaAGGAATGAAACCATTTAACTGCAAATAAAGATCCCATTGTTAGCAAGAACAAGAACAGTTCATTTGAAGGGCAGGCTGCTTGTGCTTCAACTTCTAAAATCTAAGAGCATTTTTATGATGCTGATTTATTggaactatatatacagtatttcttaATACCAGCATTGACCAGTCAAAGCTGAGACATGTCAGAACACCAGACAGAACACCTTCAAAACAAGGTCAAACAAATTAAATGGCGGATTACTTAcacaatatattatattttaagttCAGTGCATGTgcagaatttatttttaatattattatttatagcaaAAGCATTAAAATTGACCTTCAGATTTCTGGAAACTGACTTTTCATGCATGGTGTTCATGCAACTCATGTCATGCAGAACTACAATATGATTTGGGCAGAaattaatagcaataataaaagTAGATTTTACTCCAGCTACTCTAACTGCAATAGATTTGACTGcaaaatatacacattacatGCACAGTATCACCTTTAATTGGCAATAACGAGAGCTGAACCCGATTCAGTGAGATCGACTCTAATGAATCAGAGTTGACTCTTAGTTCTTAATGCCTGGAATCAATTAATTGACTCCACTTAAATAATTGACTCCTACTCGACTCCCAGGTATCGGTTTTGCACACGCATGGTTGACGACTtgctaaattaaatataaaatgtgtgCACTGTAAAAAGAGAAACATTAGAGCGTTTACAAATCTTCCACAGGACTTTTAAGctatttaaataaagttaagTGACATTACCACGCTGTAAGTGACAAAAGTTCAACTACTGACTCTACTACTAGTGATGCCACTGCACAGAATTGTTCCCTGGCTTTTAAAAGGAGCTGTTTAACTATTTGACATTTTGTGTAATAACTGAGATGTGaagttaataaaatgttaagttgtaaccttgtttatacactataACGCCGTTTTATGTTAATTAATGCTGCTTTGGTTTTGGAATCGAGAAGAGTCTTTGGTGGAATCGACTCTTCGATTCGACTTAATCAAAACTCAACACCTGAACGTAGCTTTCGTTCAATTGAATACaattctttaataataataataataataataataataataataattaataataataataataataataataataataataataataaataataatcataattaataataaagcaaGTAATTGTTTTGGAACTGAGTTTGTACATTTCTCTAAAAATACAATGTCATACAGTTTTTCCCCAAGTGGTCAAAATACACTTACCACTTACAACCCAGGCCTATAAcccttatattaatattttaaggagcatataatttatttattagcacaAGGTTTATTTTGCTTTAGAATTGTTATCAGCTTATTGAGTAAAACAAGACCCAACAAGTTCATTTTTAAGTTTGAACACATTACTTAACTGGGTGCACAtcacaataaatttttttaactgTCATTTATAAAGTAACTGAAAATcatcattttaaatgattttggtTTGATGCAGAGGTTGTTTAACTTCTATCCCAACTATTTAGGAATAATTTGAAGCTTATATGTTAGCCTGTGACAAATATTTAGCATTTTAGGTTAATCAGCCcatatctgcgtgggttttctccgggagctccggtttcctctcacggttcaaagacgtgcaagtgaggtgaattggagacatgaaattgtccatgactgtgtttgacaataaaaacttgaactgatgaatcttgtgtaacta encodes:
- the capsla gene encoding calcyphosine-like a, with protein sequence MASALEELRQQCLSRGAAGIKGLGRTFRIMDDDNSKCLDLKEFQKGLETYGVKIETEKTKQIFTMLDKDGSDTIDFNEFLEKLRPPMSSARKDVISQAFQKLDRTKDGVVTVADLQGVYNCKHHPKFKSGELTEEQVFHSFLDSFDSPHDKDGKVTLEEFVNYYSGVSASIDTDEYFVTMMQNAWKL